One Methylomonas sp. LL1 DNA window includes the following coding sequences:
- a CDS encoding DUF4942 domain-containing protein, whose product MIDNHQYYPTPEALSIKAWETFKNKNFVRVLEPSAGEGHLIKPRPYNHWQKIPVDCIEIDISKHPILRSQGYSVVGMDFMQFKSGSLYSHVLMNPPFADGAQHVLKAWEILFDGEIVAILNAETLKNPFSKERKHLVRLIEQFGEVEYLSAMFAGQDAERKTDVEIALVWLKKSSTFEEELLGNILDDLRRDQVSAESLAGDDQPVHELALANAFIDNAVLMFNAAVEAARQSAFSEARAMRYRKMLGQTLGELNGDAAVKSTHTTLDWVKNQLYTDYSDLKDRAWSGILRSTQVTSRLSSSAQKRLESDFETIKSLEFTVPNIYGFLQGIIDQQGDIQLSMVCDVFDLITRYHSDNTVFFMGWKSNDKHRTLGMRIKTTRFVIPGHATESYQKDLSWESQRMLADFDKVFAMLDGKYEAAIGLESVFRNHFHALRTGQRISGSYFDVRYYPGVGTIHFFPSNKTLIDRMNRLVGNHRRWLPPTETKAGTGFWQQFDQAEKLDKAFRTEVSKHCKRDGRHYHFDPFWAIKYGGESEREHGHAMLTQAMSTILANHGIDPDSLLDSDQDSIRQLDWDGLSDNNLALAS is encoded by the coding sequence ATGATAGACAATCATCAGTATTATCCAACGCCTGAGGCTTTGAGCATCAAGGCTTGGGAAACCTTCAAGAACAAGAATTTTGTTCGTGTATTGGAACCTTCTGCAGGTGAAGGTCATTTAATAAAACCCAGGCCTTACAACCACTGGCAGAAAATTCCGGTCGATTGTATTGAAATCGATATCAGCAAGCACCCGATCTTGCGTTCGCAAGGCTATTCGGTAGTGGGTATGGATTTTATGCAGTTCAAAAGCGGCAGCCTGTATTCCCATGTGTTGATGAATCCCCCGTTTGCCGACGGCGCACAGCATGTGCTGAAGGCGTGGGAGATTTTGTTCGACGGAGAAATCGTGGCCATTCTCAATGCCGAAACCTTGAAAAACCCGTTTTCCAAGGAGCGAAAGCATTTAGTCCGATTGATTGAGCAGTTTGGCGAAGTCGAATACTTGTCGGCGATGTTTGCCGGCCAGGATGCCGAGCGCAAAACGGATGTGGAAATCGCGCTGGTCTGGCTGAAGAAATCCTCAACGTTTGAAGAAGAGCTGTTAGGCAACATCCTCGACGACTTACGTCGCGATCAAGTGAGTGCTGAGAGTTTGGCCGGCGATGACCAGCCCGTTCATGAACTGGCTTTAGCTAATGCCTTTATCGACAATGCAGTGCTGATGTTCAATGCCGCCGTCGAAGCGGCCCGGCAATCGGCATTCAGTGAAGCGCGCGCTATGCGCTATCGCAAGATGCTGGGGCAAACGCTCGGTGAATTGAATGGCGATGCGGCGGTCAAATCCACGCATACCACGCTGGATTGGGTGAAGAATCAGCTTTATACCGATTACAGCGATCTGAAAGATCGTGCCTGGTCGGGTATTTTGCGTTCCACGCAAGTCACCTCGCGGTTGTCGTCGTCGGCGCAAAAACGGCTGGAGTCGGATTTCGAGACGATTAAATCACTGGAATTCACCGTACCTAATATCTACGGTTTTTTACAGGGCATTATTGATCAGCAAGGCGATATTCAGCTGAGTATGGTCTGCGATGTGTTCGACTTAATCACCCGCTACCACAGTGACAACACGGTGTTTTTCATGGGCTGGAAGTCCAACGATAAACATCGCACGCTGGGCATGCGCATCAAAACCACCCGTTTTGTCATTCCGGGTCATGCCACCGAATCGTATCAAAAAGATTTGTCGTGGGAGTCCCAACGGATGCTGGCGGATTTTGACAAAGTGTTTGCGATGCTGGATGGCAAGTATGAAGCGGCTATAGGCTTGGAATCGGTTTTCCGAAATCACTTCCATGCCCTGCGAACCGGGCAAAGGATTAGCGGCAGCTATTTTGATGTTCGCTACTATCCGGGCGTGGGCACGATTCATTTCTTCCCCAGCAATAAAACGCTGATTGATCGGATGAATCGTCTGGTTGGCAATCATCGCCGTTGGCTACCGCCAACGGAAACCAAAGCCGGTACCGGTTTTTGGCAGCAGTTCGACCAAGCGGAAAAACTCGATAAGGCCTTCCGTACCGAAGTCAGTAAACACTGTAAACGGGATGGCCGGCATTATCACTTTGATCCATTTTGGGCGATCAAATACGGTGGTGAATCGGAACGGGAACATGGTCACGCCATGCTGACCCAAGCCATGAGCACTATATTGGCGAATCATGGCATTGATCCCGATAGTTTGCTGGATAGCGATCAAGACTCTATCCGGCAATTGGATTGGGATGGCCTGTCTGACAACAATTTGGCCTTAGCTTCATAG
- a CDS encoding ATP-binding protein produces the protein MNTQTHEVAMKVNQANLVKSLRFSFTNKTTVLGELIQNARRANAAMVVINFCPETKTLQVLDDGCGIDSIATLLTVAESGWDADVVAHEHPFGIGVRREVV, from the coding sequence ATGAACACACAAACCCACGAAGTCGCGATGAAAGTTAACCAAGCCAATTTGGTTAAAAGTCTACGCTTCAGCTTCACCAACAAAACCACGGTGCTCGGCGAGCTCATCCAAAATGCCCGCCGAGCTAATGCAGCCATGGTGGTGATTAACTTTTGCCCTGAAACCAAAACGCTACAGGTTTTGGATGATGGCTGCGGCATCGACTCGATTGCAACACTACTGACAGTCGCCGAATCCGGTTGGGACGCAGACGTGGTTGCCCATGAGCATCCGTTTGGAATCGGAGTGCGACGTGAAGTCGTATAA
- the ltrA gene encoding group II intron reverse transcriptase/maturase encodes MKAIQEGRWGKVKALQWLLIHSFSGKAIAVKRVTENKGKKTSGVDGKTWSTPKAKSQAMLSLRRRGYQPLPLRRVYIPKSNGKERPLGIPTMKDRAMQALYRLALEPVSETTADPNSYGFRPERSTVDAREQCFTVLSRAYAPQWILEGDIKGCFDNISHQWMLENIPMDKSILQKWLKAGYVYQNKLFPTEAGTPQGGIISPTLSNMTLDGLETLLMNRFALSNRTGRFSHGMAARHQVNLVRYADDFIITSRSKELLESEIRPMVENFLHERGLLLSAEKTKITHIDEGFDFLGWNVRKYKGKLLIKPAKKNVKAFLDEIRATVKANNQAKQTNLIRLLNPKIRGWANYHKAAVAKVTALKETIAITCSCK; translated from the coding sequence GTGAAGGCAATACAGGAAGGCCGCTGGGGCAAGGTGAAAGCTTTGCAATGGTTGCTGATCCACTCGTTCAGCGGCAAGGCCATTGCCGTCAAGCGGGTGACTGAAAACAAAGGTAAGAAAACTTCGGGTGTGGATGGAAAAACCTGGTCAACTCCGAAGGCCAAATCTCAGGCGATGTTATCTCTCAGAAGACGGGGTTACCAACCGCTTCCACTGAGACGGGTCTATATTCCAAAGAGTAACGGGAAAGAAAGGCCACTGGGTATCCCGACGATGAAAGACCGGGCAATGCAAGCGCTATATCGGCTTGCACTGGAACCCGTATCGGAAACCACAGCGGATCCGAACTCTTATGGCTTCAGGCCCGAAAGATCCACGGTAGATGCAAGAGAGCAATGCTTCACGGTATTGAGTCGTGCGTATGCGCCGCAATGGATTTTAGAGGGTGACATTAAAGGCTGTTTTGACAATATCAGTCACCAATGGATGCTTGAAAATATCCCCATGGATAAATCGATACTCCAAAAGTGGTTGAAGGCCGGATACGTCTACCAAAACAAGCTCTTCCCAACGGAAGCGGGTACCCCGCAAGGCGGTATTATTTCGCCGACGTTGTCCAACATGACTCTGGATGGACTAGAAACCTTGTTAATGAACAGATTCGCCTTATCGAATAGAACCGGGCGGTTTAGTCATGGTATGGCAGCAAGGCATCAGGTCAACTTGGTTCGGTATGCAGATGATTTTATCATCACCAGTAGATCGAAAGAATTACTGGAAAGTGAAATCAGACCCATGGTTGAAAACTTCCTGCATGAGCGCGGCTTGCTGCTCTCGGCGGAGAAAACCAAGATCACGCATATCGACGAAGGCTTTGATTTTCTCGGATGGAATGTACGCAAGTACAAAGGGAAATTACTCATCAAGCCGGCTAAGAAGAATGTGAAGGCTTTTCTGGATGAAATCCGAGCAACGGTAAAGGCTAACAATCAAGCAAAGCAGACAAACCTGATAAGACTCCTTAATCCAAAAATCAGAGGATGGGCGAATTATCACAAAGCTGCGGTCGCTAAGGTTACTGCTCTTAAAGAAACTATTGCCATAACATGCTCATGCAAATAG
- a CDS encoding HNH endonuclease signature motif containing protein: protein MTLVKATDTAIRRHDKIKKDANPYDPKWEPYFEGRLGLKMRGSPKGKRQLLIMWLEQAGKCSICSQRITKETGWRIHHILSKSKGGKDNLSNLTLIHPNCLYKTKPNTDK, encoded by the coding sequence ATGACACTGGTTAAGGCCACTGATACCGCTATTCGGCGACACGACAAAATCAAGAAGGACGCCAATCCCTATGATCCGAAATGGGAACCCTATTTTGAAGGCCGACTTGGTCTAAAGATGAGAGGTAGCCCGAAAGGTAAACGGCAATTGCTGATAATGTGGCTGGAACAGGCGGGAAAATGTTCGATTTGTAGCCAGCGTATTACGAAGGAAACGGGATGGCGAATCCATCACATCCTCTCAAAATCCAAAGGCGGCAAGGACAATCTATCCAATCTGACCCTAATTCACCCCAATTGTCTGTATAAAACCAAACCTAACACCGATAAGTAA
- a CDS encoding flagellar transcriptional regulator FlhD gives MSDIKMILECTYSGQTPIMAPFVVGKASDKQDEIRRISGSFNPSGRTNSLALSKWPSITRRKRHHQLNRTIIFNKAKSYLSGVPELCDPKQVTLRPGHLRVVFLAYRQQSLINSEVFMSTLDEDLARLNFEYLMLARECARSNPAETAWRFGLDRVGIDRLAGMTQEQLRERAESSRAVIQLLPVYAPSNLPMVAYVDLLQPNITGTADETNAL, from the coding sequence ATGAGCGATATAAAAATGATTTTGGAATGCACTTATTCAGGTCAAACACCAATTATGGCTCCATTTGTTGTAGGCAAAGCCTCTGATAAGCAGGACGAGATTAGAAGAATTTCAGGATCATTCAATCCATCAGGCCGAACAAATAGCCTGGCGTTATCAAAGTGGCCATCCATCACACGCCGAAAGAGGCATCACCAACTCAATAGGACAATTATTTTCAACAAAGCCAAATCATATCTATCGGGGGTTCCGGAGCTTTGTGACCCAAAACAGGTCACTTTGCGACCGGGACATTTGCGTGTTGTCTTCTTAGCATATCGACAACAGTCGTTAATCAACTCAGAGGTGTTTATGTCAACACTGGATGAAGATCTTGCCCGGTTAAATTTCGAATATCTCATGCTCGCAAGGGAATGCGCACGCAGTAATCCGGCGGAAACGGCCTGGCGCTTTGGATTAGATCGGGTTGGCATAGACCGTCTCGCCGGCATGACACAGGAGCAACTTCGTGAACGGGCCGAAAGTAGTCGTGCAGTGATTCAGTTATTGCCTGTCTATGCCCCAAGCAACTTGCCCATGGTTGCCTATGTGGATCTGCTCCAACCCAATATCACTGGAACCGCGGATGAAACCAATGCCCTTTAA
- a CDS encoding FlhC family transcriptional regulator, whose protein sequence is MKPMPFKNRPNIGADLLLAEKLIQLGARPPIVSQLCHLTRKQSIAFFKTVQGQAPKQGMLPHDHQWAIRSAFNNIHASLFLSMIEDIRHRLSTPNLDATLLVAAYEIYSNVASRMLADRQFIQPNSSQHYPLDINRAWYLITLLSTGDLVFILCGRCHARYLGMIHPDTAFSQCPICDVWTDRSGRRRWVSAKSKNHALNKPSAR, encoded by the coding sequence ATGAAACCAATGCCCTTTAAAAACAGGCCAAACATTGGGGCAGACTTGCTATTGGCGGAAAAACTAATCCAACTCGGCGCCCGTCCTCCAATTGTCAGCCAACTCTGCCATTTAACTCGAAAGCAAAGCATCGCATTTTTTAAGACGGTACAAGGGCAAGCACCCAAACAAGGCATGCTGCCACACGATCATCAATGGGCCATTCGCTCGGCGTTCAACAACATTCATGCCTCGCTATTTTTAAGCATGATTGAAGACATCAGACACCGGCTTTCTACCCCGAACCTGGATGCGACCTTACTGGTTGCGGCCTATGAGATCTACAGCAACGTTGCTTCAAGAATGTTAGCTGATCGGCAATTTATCCAACCTAACTCCAGCCAACATTATCCGTTAGACATCAACCGGGCTTGGTATTTAATTACCCTGCTCTCTACGGGTGATTTGGTATTCATTCTTTGTGGACGTTGCCACGCCCGTTACCTGGGCATGATTCATCCTGATACCGCATTTAGTCAATGCCCTATCTGCGACGTGTGGACTGATCGCTCAGGTCGACGGCGTTGGGTTTCCGCAAAATCAAAAAACCACGCCTTGAACAAACCAAGCGCTCGCTAG
- a CDS encoding STAS-like domain-containing protein, whose translation MHIVVVTATHSQIPQAIHGKNLARLARECFANQQSLTIDFKDVKTITQGFFQELYFPLVAEFGSDYLKSKLKIVNMAGYIDNMMQLAFKNLEVYFDKLTAIDQVGCDEEIYAMNQAWLIKAREIARENPVLTELILGITDEAMRLAVGRLSLEDIDFIARSNWLCFTPRFSSQFIQNINRESPQMVEAMLGLSGTID comes from the coding sequence ATGCATATCGTTGTCGTTACAGCCACCCATTCCCAAATACCCCAGGCAATCCATGGCAAAAATCTCGCGCGACTGGCTCGCGAGTGCTTTGCCAATCAGCAATCGTTGACGATTGATTTTAAGGACGTCAAAACCATCACGCAGGGGTTTTTTCAGGAATTGTATTTTCCGCTGGTCGCCGAATTCGGATCCGATTATCTGAAATCTAAACTGAAAATAGTCAATATGGCGGGGTACATCGACAACATGATGCAGTTAGCATTCAAAAATCTCGAGGTCTACTTTGACAAACTGACGGCGATTGATCAAGTGGGTTGCGATGAAGAAATTTATGCCATGAATCAAGCCTGGCTCATCAAAGCCAGAGAAATCGCACGGGAGAATCCTGTGCTGACCGAATTAATCTTGGGGATTACCGATGAGGCCATGCGCTTGGCAGTTGGGCGTTTATCTTTAGAAGACATTGACTTCATTGCCCGCTCCAACTGGCTATGTTTTACCCCCCGATTTTCGAGTCAGTTTATACAAAACATCAACAGAGAATCGCCACAGATGGTGGAAGCCATGCTCGGATTAAGCGGCACTATTGATTAA
- a CDS encoding FlhC family transcriptional regulator, whose translation MLKKYQQQTLAIELLNLHAKVKIVHQATGIPIKLLRQTYRQLHGRSPSRGSIKFSTRGLTGSRRKYKDVTLFAVCFQAASNKSADSQIQTLISAFDAYKRSYPSGQLDFSAAWVVAQDIKDKKVQISTCKNCRAWVLLNAREDLSERCGVCNSSLQLG comes from the coding sequence ATGCTCAAGAAATATCAACAACAAACCTTGGCAATAGAGCTGCTCAATCTCCACGCCAAGGTAAAAATTGTGCATCAGGCAACAGGCATTCCGATCAAGTTGTTGCGACAGACCTACCGACAATTACATGGCCGTTCGCCCAGTCGTGGATCCATCAAATTTTCCACCCGTGGCCTGACTGGAAGCCGGCGGAAATACAAGGACGTAACGCTGTTTGCCGTGTGCTTTCAGGCTGCTTCAAACAAATCGGCTGACAGTCAAATTCAAACACTGATAAGCGCTTTTGACGCCTACAAGCGTTCCTATCCTTCCGGGCAACTCGACTTTTCGGCTGCTTGGGTGGTGGCCCAGGACATCAAAGATAAAAAAGTTCAGATTTCGACATGCAAGAATTGTCGAGCCTGGGTTTTATTGAATGCTAGGGAAGATCTATCTGAGCGTTGCGGTGTGTGTAACAGCTCTTTGCAATTAGGTTGA
- a CDS encoding helix-turn-helix transcriptional regulator, whose amino-acid sequence MNTESEQKTTEIAKEKEFLKISDMLEKLGVTRTQFWRMRKAGEVPPPVIKNPQMWLASKVNAFYENRANKESDSSL is encoded by the coding sequence GTGAATACTGAAAGCGAACAAAAAACGACAGAAATTGCCAAAGAAAAAGAGTTCTTAAAAATCAGTGATATGTTGGAGAAATTAGGTGTGACTCGCACTCAATTTTGGCGAATGAGGAAGGCTGGCGAAGTACCACCACCGGTAATTAAGAATCCTCAAATGTGGCTAGCAAGCAAAGTAAACGCTTTCTATGAAAATAGGGCAAACAAAGAGAGTGACAGTTCGCTTTAG
- the csrA gene encoding carbon storage regulator CsrA, translated as MLILTRRVGETLMIGDEVTVTVLGVKGNQVRIGVNAPKDVSVHREEIYERIKKEQSESKASEI; from the coding sequence ATGCTTATCTTGACACGTAGAGTGGGGGAGACCTTGATGATTGGTGATGAAGTCACCGTCACCGTTCTCGGCGTAAAAGGGAATCAAGTTCGGATCGGCGTTAATGCTCCGAAGGATGTCTCTGTTCATAGGGAAGAAATCTACGAGAGGATTAAGAAAGAGCAGTCTGAATCCAAGGCCTCTGAGATTTAA
- the ylqF gene encoding ribosome biogenesis GTPase YlqF, whose amino-acid sequence MLIQWYPGHMHKASKEIKHALPNIDLLIEILDARIPYSSQNPMLAQLRGDKPTIRVLSKTDLADQELTRQWQTHLELEQGVKTLTTTTQQPERIKQIIDLCGKMLPEKTEANKVIRTMIMGIPNVGKSTIINILAGRTIAKTGNEPAVTKQQQRINLPNNIVLSDTPGVLWPNVENRNSGYRLAVSGAIKDTAFQHDDIALFALEYLLKAYPALLQNRYRFGSLPEDALGALQAIGKKRGCLRAGQQVDLDKAAKLFLTELRAGTLGQISLETPEMIAAEMIELAAIREEKAAKKAARRRK is encoded by the coding sequence ATGCTGATTCAGTGGTACCCAGGTCATATGCATAAGGCCAGCAAGGAAATTAAACATGCCTTGCCGAATATCGACCTGCTCATCGAAATACTCGACGCCCGCATCCCCTATAGCAGTCAAAACCCGATGCTCGCCCAATTACGTGGCGATAAACCCACGATACGCGTGCTCAGCAAGACCGACCTTGCCGACCAAGAGCTGACTCGCCAATGGCAAACCCATTTGGAACTGGAGCAAGGCGTTAAAACGCTTACGACCACCACCCAGCAACCGGAAAGAATTAAACAGATCATCGATCTGTGCGGAAAAATGCTGCCGGAAAAAACCGAGGCCAACAAGGTAATCCGCACCATGATCATGGGCATACCCAATGTCGGCAAGTCGACCATTATCAATATACTGGCCGGCCGCACCATTGCAAAAACCGGCAACGAACCGGCGGTAACCAAACAGCAACAACGCATCAACCTGCCCAACAACATCGTGTTGTCGGACACACCGGGCGTGCTGTGGCCGAATGTAGAAAACCGCAATAGCGGCTATCGCCTGGCGGTTTCGGGCGCTATCAAGGATACCGCGTTTCAGCACGACGATATTGCCTTATTTGCACTGGAATATCTGCTAAAAGCCTATCCAGCTTTACTGCAAAACCGCTATCGGTTCGGCAGTCTCCCTGAAGATGCATTGGGTGCATTGCAGGCTATCGGCAAAAAAAGAGGTTGTTTGCGCGCGGGCCAACAAGTCGATCTGGATAAGGCCGCCAAACTGTTTTTGACCGAACTGAGAGCCGGCACCCTAGGCCAAATCAGCCTGGAAACGCCCGAGATGATCGCGGCCGAAATGATTGAACTGGCCGCGATCCGGGAAGAAAAGGCCGCTAAAAAAGCCGCCAGAAGACGCAAATAA